In Methanosarcina barkeri MS, a single window of DNA contains:
- a CDS encoding CPBP family intramembrane glutamic endopeptidase yields the protein MNTSRKPWPTSLGIFAVWLIVVVGGGLLQVKGQPTQLDELVKSQLIYGVLTAIVFLSVVITYFDWWDKVGWKGPNDLHDLRLLWLPALFLFIMLVIVLFTGLPPIRILLIVIINTLMVGISEELMFRGVLFHGASSSFGIWRAVWITAIVFGSVHTLNSLITGDFNASVFQAFFAGMFGVWAVALRVRLDTVIPLIIIHWLWDCLAFLTGSSAGLVLLLFSFILFLYGIWLLRGFRSTVAPVDHADRVRG from the coding sequence ATGAATACATCAAGAAAACCCTGGCCTACTTCACTGGGAATTTTTGCTGTCTGGCTGATTGTTGTTGTGGGGGGAGGACTGCTGCAGGTTAAAGGCCAGCCCACTCAACTTGATGAACTGGTTAAAAGTCAGCTTATTTATGGAGTGCTTACTGCAATAGTTTTTTTGTCTGTGGTAATTACCTATTTTGACTGGTGGGATAAAGTCGGGTGGAAAGGTCCGAATGATTTACATGATTTGCGCCTATTATGGCTACCGGCTCTGTTCCTTTTCATCATGCTAGTGATAGTTTTATTTACAGGCCTGCCGCCAATCCGGATACTCTTAATTGTAATTATAAACACCCTGATGGTAGGCATCAGTGAAGAGTTGATGTTTCGAGGTGTATTATTTCATGGGGCTTCATCGTCATTTGGAATCTGGCGTGCAGTGTGGATCACGGCAATTGTCTTCGGTTCGGTTCATACGTTAAACAGCTTAATAACCGGAGACTTCAATGCAAGCGTATTCCAGGCTTTTTTTGCAGGTATGTTTGGGGTCTGGGCAGTAGCCTTGCGGGTCCGCCTCGACACTGTAATTCCTTTAATCATCATTCACTGGCTGTGGGACTGTCTGGCATTTCTGACAGGTTCCTCTGCAGGGCTGGTGTTGTTACTCTTTTCATTTATTCTATTCTTATATGGTATCTGGCTATTACGGGGCTTTCGATCAACCGTTGCGCCGGTTGATCACGCCGATAGGGTTCGGGGATAA
- a CDS encoding aminodeoxychorismate/anthranilate synthase component II, which yields MKVVFINNKDSFVWNLVDYISYFEKDTLVLPNTVSLEELREIKPDALVISPGPGNPSDPRDIGNCLDIIREMGREIPLLGVCLGHQAINVAFGGVVRRSKVGPVHGKSSKILHDDSALFSAFEGPFEAGRYHSLEIGEPAPGIKVTARAEDGSIMAVEHVKYPIYGLQFHPESVLTPNGLKIIESFLEISKNYKKKHPAV from the coding sequence GTGAAGGTGGTTTTCATAAACAACAAGGATTCCTTTGTATGGAATCTTGTAGATTATATCTCTTATTTCGAAAAAGATACTCTGGTACTTCCCAATACGGTTTCCCTGGAAGAACTCAGGGAGATTAAACCTGATGCTCTGGTTATTTCGCCGGGTCCGGGTAATCCTTCAGACCCCAGGGATATAGGAAATTGCCTGGACATAATCAGGGAAATGGGTAGGGAAATTCCTCTTCTTGGAGTCTGCCTTGGACACCAGGCAATCAACGTGGCTTTCGGCGGAGTCGTTCGAAGAAGCAAGGTCGGCCCAGTGCATGGAAAAAGTTCGAAGATTCTGCATGATGACTCTGCATTGTTTTCAGCCTTTGAGGGCCCATTCGAAGCAGGCCGTTATCATTCACTTGAGATTGGGGAACCTGCACCCGGGATAAAAGTTACTGCCAGGGCTGAGGACGGGAGCATTATGGCAGTGGAGCATGTAAAGTATCCAATCTACGGCTTGCAGTTCCACCCCGAATCCGTACTTACTCCCAATGGCCTGAAAATAATAGAAAGCTTTCTGGAGATTTCCAAAAATTATAAAAAAAAGCATCCGGCTGTGTAA
- the trpE gene encoding anthranilate synthase component I gives MLSFDLGKEEFKKLASGVSQPGFIQLLARIDNLTCSPLELYRALRASGTSSYSYLLESVEKQETKARYSFVGNDPDAVVQIGDRKISLELLNPNASPFFEEVRSKIKDACGCETIEEENPEKENSELRNLKFTAPIPQGKDGFDALRLVFPPANGMGLLNAKRFDRQTFLGGAIGYTAYDAIYDSWLGVKKGFESEIPELQYLMVSKTFVFDHITEEIYIVITPFVSPGADAGEIYDRALQEAEKLYVILKEAAISGDSVEIAIPGGSIFPGLPVSDCNAGKQKFEDSVVQAKEHIFAGDIFQAVLSRKCEFTLEQSPFELYMQLRAINPSPYMYIFEFGDLAIVGASPETLLTVHERTLITNPIAGTCPRGKTEAEDEALAAHMMHDEKERAEHVMLVDLGRNDVRMVTESGSVKVSEFMKVLKYSHVQHIESKVIGTLRPECDQFDAFRAIFPAGTLSGAPKIRAMEIISELEASPRGIYGGGVGYYSWNGDADFAIVIRTIIVQGKKASVQAGAGIVADSDPGYEFRETERKMGAMLAAIEGEV, from the coding sequence ATGCTTTCCTTTGACCTTGGAAAAGAAGAATTCAAAAAACTTGCTTCAGGAGTAAGCCAGCCAGGTTTTATCCAGCTCCTTGCAAGAATCGATAATTTAACATGTTCTCCTCTTGAACTTTACCGCGCCCTGCGGGCCTCAGGGACCTCAAGTTATTCGTACCTGCTGGAATCAGTGGAAAAACAGGAAACTAAGGCAAGGTACTCTTTTGTTGGAAATGATCCTGATGCTGTAGTTCAGATAGGTGACAGGAAAATCTCTCTTGAACTCCTTAACCCAAATGCGTCTCCTTTTTTTGAAGAAGTTCGGTCGAAAATCAAAGATGCCTGTGGCTGTGAAACCATAGAAGAGGAGAATCCGGAGAAAGAAAACTCAGAACTGAGAAACTTAAAATTCACGGCTCCAATTCCTCAGGGGAAAGATGGTTTCGATGCCCTTCGCCTGGTTTTTCCTCCTGCAAACGGGATGGGACTCCTGAATGCGAAACGTTTTGACAGGCAGACTTTCCTGGGCGGGGCCATAGGTTATACAGCTTATGATGCTATTTACGATAGCTGGTTAGGGGTCAAAAAAGGCTTTGAATCCGAAATTCCGGAACTTCAGTACCTGATGGTTTCGAAAACTTTTGTTTTCGACCATATCACTGAAGAGATATATATCGTGATCACTCCTTTCGTAAGTCCGGGTGCAGATGCCGGAGAAATCTATGATAGAGCCCTTCAGGAAGCCGAAAAACTCTATGTCATACTTAAAGAAGCCGCAATTTCAGGAGACTCAGTAGAAATCGCAATACCAGGCGGATCAATCTTTCCAGGCTTACCTGTTTCGGACTGCAATGCCGGAAAACAGAAGTTTGAGGACTCGGTAGTCCAGGCGAAAGAGCATATTTTTGCAGGAGATATCTTTCAGGCAGTCCTTTCCAGGAAATGCGAGTTTACGCTCGAGCAGTCGCCTTTTGAACTTTATATGCAGCTTAGAGCAATTAATCCAAGTCCTTACATGTACATCTTTGAGTTTGGAGACTTGGCAATTGTCGGGGCAAGCCCTGAAACTCTGCTGACTGTTCATGAAAGGACTCTAATCACAAACCCGATTGCAGGCACCTGCCCCCGTGGAAAAACCGAAGCCGAAGATGAAGCCCTTGCTGCACACATGATGCATGATGAAAAAGAAAGGGCTGAACACGTGATGCTTGTCGATCTTGGGAGAAACGATGTAAGAATGGTTACGGAAAGCGGCTCGGTGAAGGTTTCCGAATTCATGAAAGTCCTGAAATATTCTCATGTCCAGCACATCGAAAGTAAGGTTATAGGCACTTTGAGACCGGAATGTGACCAGTTCGATGCTTTCAGGGCAATATTTCCGGCAGGAACTCTCTCAGGAGCTCCGAAAATCCGCGCCATGGAAATTATTTCCGAACTTGAGGCTTCACCAAGAGGGATCTACGGAGGAGGAGTTGGATATTACAGCTGGAACGGAGATGCTGATTTTGCAATCGTAATTCGGACCATTATTGTACAGGGCAAGAAAGCATCAGTGCAGGCTGGAGCTGGAATAGTAGCTGATTCTGATCCTGGTTATGAATTCAGGGAAACCGAACGTAAGATGGGAGCAATGCTTGCGGCAATCGAAGGAGAAGTTTAA
- a CDS encoding phosphoribosylanthranilate isomerase, which yields MTAKVKTRIKICGIRSPEEIEIAALYGADAVGFLTEVPVESPRKLDSDTAAYLVSRVPETLSSVLVIMPENADTAVGLINKIKPDIVQIHSRLPHLELEIIKEKTGIPIIKTLSVPAQGGASNEGSGNPASVSSLLEEVSLLEEADIVDSILLDTARSEKPGGTGCVHDWTLSRRISEETRLPLILAGGLKPENVREAIRAVSPYAVDTASGVETCGKKDAVKIKSFIEEVRCANAFL from the coding sequence ATGACAGCGAAAGTGAAAACGAGAATAAAGATCTGTGGAATCCGCAGCCCTGAAGAAATCGAAATTGCAGCCCTTTACGGAGCCGACGCAGTTGGTTTTCTTACAGAAGTTCCTGTAGAGAGCCCGAGAAAGCTTGATTCCGATACTGCTGCCTACCTAGTGTCCAGAGTCCCTGAAACCCTGAGTTCCGTACTGGTTATCATGCCTGAAAACGCGGATACTGCCGTAGGTCTGATTAATAAAATAAAACCCGATATCGTGCAGATTCACTCCAGACTGCCCCATCTCGAACTTGAAATAATAAAAGAAAAAACGGGCATCCCTATCATAAAAACTCTGTCCGTACCTGCACAGGGAGGGGCTTCAAACGAAGGTTCCGGAAATCCTGCTTCTGTCTCAAGCCTGCTTGAAGAGGTCAGTCTTCTGGAAGAAGCCGACATTGTAGATTCCATTCTGCTTGATACGGCAAGGTCTGAAAAGCCCGGAGGCACAGGCTGTGTGCACGACTGGACTCTGAGCCGGCGAATCTCAGAAGAAACGCGACTTCCCCTTATCCTTGCAGGCGGGCTCAAGCCTGAAAACGTGCGGGAAGCAATCAGGGCTGTTTCGCCTTATGCTGTGGACACGGCATCAGGGGTTGAGACCTGCGGGAAAAAAGATGCTGTAAAAATCAAAAGTTTTATTGAAGAAGTGAGGTGTGCCAATGCTTTCCTTTGA
- the trpD gene encoding anthranilate phosphoribosyltransferase — MQRYIQKLEEGHDLSPEEAEDAVGKILSTAQDEEIGRFLLALRAKGEKPEEIAGFVRGMKKAGKTIRPKTSFRLVDTCGTGGDGLNTINISTAAAIVTAAAGVPVAKHGNRAATSMSGSSDVLEALGIKTDLEPEAVRQTIEEIGIGFMAAPVFHPAMKRVAGIRKKLGVRTVFNILGPLTNPAGTKGQVIGVFDKKLCEPIAYALAELGTEHALVVNGDGMDEITNTGETYVAELKDGKVSTYTLTPEDLGMLRANPEDIKGGTPKENARDLLCIFKGQKGPKRDIVVLNAAAALYVGGIVGSIRQAIPIAEDAIDSGKVMVKFNQFRAFTSGFHRQESKGSISGKSMSMRSRTSILSPASGERA, encoded by the coding sequence ATGCAGAGATATATTCAAAAGCTGGAAGAAGGGCATGATCTGAGCCCCGAAGAAGCTGAAGACGCAGTAGGTAAAATTCTGAGTACAGCACAGGATGAGGAAATCGGGAGATTTCTGCTTGCTTTGAGGGCAAAAGGTGAAAAGCCCGAAGAAATCGCAGGCTTTGTAAGGGGAATGAAAAAAGCCGGAAAAACGATCCGGCCCAAAACATCTTTCAGGCTTGTGGATACCTGTGGGACAGGAGGAGACGGCCTTAATACAATCAATATATCGACAGCAGCCGCAATTGTTACTGCTGCAGCAGGTGTTCCTGTAGCCAAGCACGGAAACCGGGCTGCCACTTCAATGTCGGGGAGTTCGGATGTACTTGAAGCCCTGGGAATTAAAACTGACCTGGAGCCCGAAGCTGTCAGGCAAACGATCGAAGAAATAGGAATAGGTTTCATGGCTGCTCCGGTTTTTCACCCGGCTATGAAGAGGGTTGCAGGTATAAGGAAAAAACTCGGAGTTCGTACGGTTTTCAATATTCTTGGGCCCCTGACCAACCCGGCAGGTACTAAAGGGCAGGTAATAGGGGTCTTTGATAAAAAACTCTGTGAACCAATAGCCTATGCTCTTGCGGAACTCGGAACCGAGCATGCTCTTGTTGTGAACGGAGATGGAATGGATGAGATCACAAATACGGGTGAAACCTATGTTGCGGAGTTAAAGGATGGCAAGGTTTCAACCTATACGTTGACTCCGGAAGATCTTGGCATGCTGAGGGCAAATCCCGAGGATATAAAGGGCGGTACTCCAAAAGAAAATGCAAGAGACCTGCTGTGTATCTTTAAGGGCCAGAAAGGACCGAAAAGAGACATCGTAGTTCTGAATGCTGCTGCTGCCCTTTATGTAGGTGGGATAGTAGGTTCTATCCGGCAAGCAATTCCTATTGCCGAGGATGCTATTGACAGTGGAAAAGTCATGGTTAAATTCAACCAGTTCAGGGCTTTTACTTCAGGGTTTCACAGACAGGAAAGTAAGGGCAGTATTTCGGGAAAAAGCATGTCAATGCGCTCAAGAACGTCAATATTAAGCCCGGCCTCGGGAGAGAGGGCATGA
- the trpA gene encoding tryptophan synthase subunit alpha, with protein sequence MERQKISEKFSELREKKEGALICYVMAGDPSAEKTGEIVKALVNGGADIIELGFPFSDPVADGPTIQVAGQRSLAAGMDTQRYFELIKTLDVGIPLVCMTYYNPVFRYGVEKFVEKAADAGISGLIVPDIPVEEAADLKNSCEKHGLDLIFLIAPTTTEGRIQKILERGSGFLYLVSRLGVTGAREDVSSSTRELLSRVETGLPKAVGFGISTGEQAAEVRDAGADAVIVGSAFVKIIDEGTDVNERLEALAKELKSGIRRAS encoded by the coding sequence ATGGAAAGACAAAAAATCTCCGAAAAATTCTCCGAACTCAGGGAGAAAAAGGAAGGTGCTTTGATCTGTTATGTAATGGCAGGAGACCCGTCTGCAGAAAAAACCGGGGAGATTGTAAAAGCTCTGGTGAACGGAGGTGCGGATATCATAGAGCTCGGTTTTCCCTTCTCGGACCCTGTAGCGGACGGCCCGACAATCCAGGTGGCAGGACAGAGGTCACTTGCAGCAGGCATGGATACACAGCGTTATTTTGAGCTTATTAAAACCCTGGATGTTGGGATTCCACTTGTTTGCATGACCTATTACAATCCTGTATTCAGGTACGGAGTGGAAAAATTTGTAGAAAAGGCTGCAGATGCCGGAATAAGCGGACTGATAGTACCCGATATCCCTGTAGAAGAAGCGGCTGACCTGAAAAATAGCTGTGAAAAGCATGGGCTTGACCTGATCTTTCTAATTGCGCCCACAACAACCGAGGGAAGAATCCAGAAAATCCTGGAAAGGGGCTCAGGTTTCCTTTACCTTGTTTCGAGACTTGGAGTTACTGGAGCCAGGGAAGATGTCTCATCCTCTACCAGAGAGTTGCTTTCCAGAGTAGAAACCGGACTTCCTAAGGCTGTGGGATTCGGGATCTCAACAGGAGAGCAGGCTGCAGAAGTTAGAGACGCCGGAGCGGATGCAGTTATAGTCGGCTCGGCTTTTGTCAAGATTATAGATGAAGGAACAGACGTAAACGAAAGACTGGAAGCCCTTGCAAAAGAACTCAAATCCGGAATCCGAAGAGCCAGTTAA
- the trpB gene encoding tryptophan synthase subunit beta produces MKNGQTGKVKGKYGKYGGQYVPEVLMPALEELEEGYERYKNDPEFLAELDHYLRDFAGRETPLYFARNLSKKYGSKIYLKREDLVHGGAHKLNNAIGQALLAKYMGKTRLIAETGAGQHGTATAMAGANLGFETVVYMGAKDVKRQQMNAYRMELMGTEVVPVETGSKTLKDAINEAFRDWVTNIENTHYLIGSVVGPHPYPVIVRDFQSVIGREVKKQILQKEGRMPDSIIACAGGGSNAMGIFYPFIEDKDVKLIAVEAGGKALKCTEKAALHSASLCAGEEGILHGARTKILQDKNGQILESESVSAGLDYSGVGPELAYLSDIGRVTARYATDDEALEAFHELSRHEGIIPALESSHALAYLKKASEAGELGEVVVVNLSGRGDKDLETVLSLRGGI; encoded by the coding sequence TTGAAAAACGGGCAGACAGGCAAGGTAAAAGGAAAATACGGAAAATATGGGGGACAGTACGTACCAGAAGTCCTCATGCCGGCTTTAGAAGAGCTGGAAGAGGGATACGAGCGGTATAAAAATGACCCTGAATTCCTTGCCGAACTTGACCATTACCTGCGGGATTTTGCAGGCAGAGAAACACCTCTTTATTTTGCCAGAAACCTGAGTAAAAAGTACGGGTCAAAGATCTACCTTAAACGGGAAGACCTTGTGCACGGAGGAGCCCACAAGTTAAATAATGCCATAGGGCAGGCCCTGCTTGCAAAATACATGGGGAAAACCAGGCTGATTGCCGAAACCGGTGCAGGACAGCACGGGACTGCAACAGCTATGGCAGGAGCAAATCTCGGGTTTGAAACCGTTGTCTACATGGGAGCCAAAGATGTCAAACGGCAGCAGATGAACGCCTACCGCATGGAACTCATGGGCACTGAAGTAGTACCCGTGGAAACCGGCTCAAAAACCCTTAAGGATGCTATTAATGAGGCTTTCAGGGACTGGGTCACGAACATAGAAAATACGCATTACCTCATAGGCTCGGTTGTAGGTCCTCATCCCTATCCTGTAATAGTAAGGGATTTCCAGAGTGTTATAGGTCGTGAAGTAAAGAAACAGATTTTGCAAAAAGAAGGTCGTATGCCTGATTCCATCATTGCCTGTGCAGGTGGCGGAAGTAATGCAATGGGGATCTTCTACCCCTTTATTGAGGATAAGGATGTCAAACTGATTGCTGTCGAAGCCGGAGGAAAAGCCCTTAAATGTACGGAAAAAGCCGCACTTCACTCAGCTTCTCTCTGTGCAGGAGAAGAAGGTATCCTGCACGGTGCAAGAACAAAGATACTGCAGGACAAAAACGGTCAAATCCTTGAATCCGAATCCGTTTCCGCAGGTCTTGACTACTCAGGGGTAGGGCCTGAACTGGCTTACCTGTCCGATATCGGTCGGGTTACAGCCAGATATGCAACTGATGACGAAGCCCTTGAAGCTTTCCATGAACTGAGCAGACATGAAGGAATAATTCCTGCGCTGGAATCTTCCCACGCCCTTGCTTATCTGAAGAAAGCCTCAGAAGCCGGAGAACTGGGAGAAGTAGTGGTTGTAAACCTTTCAGGAAGAGGCGATAAGGACTTGGAAACCGTCCTTAGCCTGAGAGGAGGGATCTAA
- a CDS encoding indole-3-glycerol-phosphate synthase: MHASILHILNTTKTRVQALGPQISSESQKMGFEKRDFISAVAAAKADGRVPVIAEVKPASPGRTFRDISPATAAELAWEMEEAGAVAVSVLTEPGVFRGSLENLDSVRNKVCLPVLRKDFIIDRLQLEEAQSDLVLLIAGILGGQLGDFVELALKKGVEPLVEVHNRKELDLSLETDTRVIGINNRDLETLEINLGTTEELAPIIRECDLDHGTRHLIISESGMNSVQDVRRVIQAGADAVLIGSALMENASVFDKTKEFVQGAGWRQ, encoded by the coding sequence ATGCACGCTTCAATTCTCCACATCCTCAACACAACAAAAACCCGTGTCCAGGCCCTGGGGCCGCAGATCTCCAGTGAAAGCCAGAAAATGGGATTTGAGAAAAGGGACTTTATCTCGGCAGTAGCAGCTGCAAAAGCCGACGGTAGAGTGCCTGTAATTGCAGAGGTCAAGCCCGCATCGCCAGGGAGAACTTTCAGGGATATTTCGCCTGCAACGGCTGCCGAGCTTGCATGGGAAATGGAAGAAGCCGGAGCTGTTGCAGTTTCAGTTCTGACCGAGCCTGGAGTATTCAGGGGATCACTTGAAAACCTGGACTCAGTTAGAAATAAGGTTTGCTTGCCTGTCCTGAGAAAAGACTTTATTATTGACAGGTTGCAGCTTGAAGAAGCTCAAAGTGATCTTGTACTCCTGATTGCAGGAATCCTTGGAGGACAACTAGGGGATTTTGTTGAGCTTGCTCTTAAAAAGGGAGTGGAGCCTCTGGTAGAGGTTCACAACAGAAAAGAGCTTGATTTGTCCCTGGAAACTGATACAAGAGTAATAGGAATTAATAACAGAGACCTTGAAACCCTTGAAATCAACCTCGGAACCACAGAAGAGCTGGCTCCTATTATCCGGGAATGCGACCTTGATCACGGAACCAGGCATCTGATAATAAGCGAAAGCGGAATGAACAGCGTACAGGATGTCAGAAGGGTAATCCAGGCAGGTGCGGATGCCGTACTGATAGGTTCTGCACTTATGGAAAATGCTTCTGTTTTTGATAAAACAAAAGAATTCGTCCAGGGCGCTGGTTGGCGTCAATAA
- a CDS encoding transglutaminase-like domain-containing protein produces the protein MYTESDNLQDYLKKSEIIDFDNKLIVDKCLELQKGTRDEISLIKRVYEFVRDEIHHTGDIGEMTVTCKASEVLEAGHGICCAKAHLFAAMLRYFEVPAGFCYQKLSSSRDVNIKFLHGLNAVYLKDLDKWIRLDARGNKPGRNAQFSIYEEKISKKVNKDLGEEDSPVIFAEPNPTVIEILKTSKDMKELWDQWDLSLKELFKI, from the coding sequence ATGTACACTGAAAGCGATAACCTTCAGGATTACCTCAAAAAGAGTGAAATCATAGACTTTGATAACAAGCTGATCGTTGATAAGTGCCTCGAACTACAAAAAGGCACCAGAGACGAAATAAGTCTGATTAAAAGGGTTTATGAGTTCGTCCGGGACGAGATTCATCACACCGGCGATATAGGAGAAATGACCGTTACCTGCAAGGCATCAGAAGTTCTGGAAGCCGGCCACGGAATATGTTGTGCCAAAGCCCACCTGTTTGCAGCCATGTTGAGATATTTCGAGGTGCCGGCTGGGTTCTGTTATCAGAAACTTTCTTCAAGTCGGGACGTTAACATAAAATTCTTGCACGGCTTAAACGCGGTATATTTAAAGGACCTGGATAAATGGATAAGATTGGATGCAAGAGGCAACAAACCAGGCCGTAATGCTCAGTTTTCCATATACGAAGAAAAAATTTCCAAGAAAGTAAATAAAGACCTTGGGGAAGAAGATAGTCCAGTAATCTTCGCAGAACCCAATCCTACTGTTATTGAAATATTAAAGACAAGTAAAGATATGAAAGAATTGTGGGATCAATGGGACCTTAGTTTGAAAGAGTTGTTTAAAATTTAA
- a CDS encoding phosphoglycolate phosphatase, translated as MKFKAIVADIDGTITCEKRELHLEAMKKIRSLKIPVVLATGNTLCYARTASMLIGLDGAVIAENGGAIAIRFDLQGTFEESLEECEKAYSFLSEYFKLTKLDPLYRKTEIALKRDFDLKKARNLLKSQNLDIEMVDTKYAIHLKSTKINKGVGLQKLAGMMGLKSKDFVAIGDSENDLEMFEVSGFGIAVGNGDEIIKEAADYVTEDSFGGGTVEALEFLESKGLI; from the coding sequence ATGAAATTCAAAGCTATTGTTGCCGATATAGACGGTACAATCACCTGCGAGAAAAGGGAACTTCATCTGGAGGCCATGAAAAAGATCCGTTCTCTTAAAATTCCGGTCGTGCTTGCCACAGGAAATACCCTATGTTATGCAAGGACAGCTTCAATGCTTATCGGCCTGGATGGGGCGGTAATCGCAGAAAACGGAGGGGCTATTGCTATCCGCTTCGATTTGCAGGGTACTTTTGAGGAAAGCCTTGAGGAGTGCGAGAAAGCCTATTCTTTTCTTTCCGAATATTTCAAGCTCACTAAACTTGATCCTTTATATCGAAAAACTGAGATCGCCCTCAAGAGAGACTTTGATCTCAAAAAAGCCAGAAACCTTCTCAAAAGCCAGAACCTAGACATCGAAATGGTTGATACCAAATATGCCATCCATCTCAAGAGTACGAAAATCAATAAAGGAGTAGGTCTTCAGAAGCTTGCGGGCATGATGGGCTTAAAATCCAAAGATTTTGTAGCCATAGGAGATTCCGAAAACGATTTAGAAATGTTTGAAGTCTCAGGTTTTGGGATTGCTGTTGGAAACGGGGACGAAATAATAAAGGAAGCCGCGGATTATGTGACAGAAGATTCCTTTGGGGGCGGGACCGTAGAAGCCCTTGAATTTCTAGAATCAAAAGGGTTGATTTAA
- the radA gene encoding DNA repair and recombination protein RadA has protein sequence MSQITLEELPGVGPATAEKLKEAGFNTIEAVAVASPSELATTAEIGESTAAKIINAARQAADIGGFETGDVVLERRKMVGKLTTGCMEFDEMMGGGIETQAITELYGEFGSGKTQLAHQFAVNVQMDREHGGLNGSVIIIDTENTFRPERIAQMVKGLSEKYGMELDPEEFLQNIHVARAYNSNHQILLVDSATDLANELREMGKPVRLLIVDSLMAHFRAEYVGRGTLADRQQKLNKHMHGLLRFGDLFNACVVVTNQVMAKPDAFFGDPTRPVGGHVVGHTATFRLYLRKSKGDKRIIRLVDSPNLPEGEAVIAVTTAGLTDQ, from the coding sequence ATGAGCCAAATAACACTCGAAGAGCTGCCCGGAGTTGGCCCTGCAACCGCAGAAAAACTCAAAGAAGCTGGATTTAACACCATTGAAGCAGTGGCTGTTGCCTCTCCTTCTGAACTTGCAACTACAGCCGAAATCGGGGAATCAACGGCTGCAAAAATCATCAATGCTGCAAGGCAAGCTGCCGATATTGGAGGTTTTGAGACCGGAGACGTCGTGCTTGAAAGGCGGAAAATGGTAGGCAAGCTGACGACCGGTTGTATGGAATTTGACGAAATGATGGGTGGGGGCATAGAAACCCAGGCAATTACCGAACTGTACGGAGAATTCGGTTCAGGAAAGACCCAGCTGGCCCACCAGTTTGCAGTCAATGTCCAGATGGACAGGGAACACGGAGGGCTTAACGGTTCGGTTATCATCATAGACACTGAAAACACTTTCAGACCTGAAAGGATTGCACAGATGGTAAAAGGGCTTTCCGAAAAATACGGCATGGAGCTTGACCCAGAAGAGTTCCTCCAAAATATCCATGTCGCCAGAGCATACAATTCCAATCACCAGATCCTTCTTGTTGACTCTGCAACAGACCTGGCAAATGAGCTTAGGGAGATGGGAAAACCCGTTCGCCTGCTGATTGTTGATTCGCTTATGGCTCATTTCAGGGCTGAGTATGTGGGAAGGGGAACCCTTGCCGACCGGCAGCAGAAACTCAACAAGCACATGCACGGCCTGCTCCGCTTCGGGGACTTATTCAATGCCTGCGTGGTTGTAACAAATCAGGTCATGGCAAAACCCGATGCTTTCTTTGGTGACCCTACAAGGCCTGTTGGAGGTCACGTTGTAGGACACACAGCAACCTTCAGACTTTACCTGCGGAAATCTAAAGGAGACAAAAGGATCATACGTCTGGTGGACTCTCCCAACCTGCCCGAAGGAGAAGCTGTTATCGCAGTTACTACAGCCGGACTCACAGATCAGTGA
- a CDS encoding phosphopantetheine adenylyltransferase gives MPKVAVGGTFQYFHDGHAKLIEKAFEIAKDGKVHIGLTSDEMLSKSHSVDNYEKRRNWLLQYIKEMGIPDDRYEITKLNNPYGPALEEDFDYIIVSPETYPVALKMNRIREEKGKKPLKIEYVEYVMAEDGIPISSTRIAKGEIDRHGRLKKNIKHCNKN, from the coding sequence ATGCCAAAGGTCGCAGTCGGCGGTACGTTTCAGTATTTTCATGACGGCCACGCCAAACTGATTGAAAAAGCATTTGAGATAGCAAAGGATGGAAAAGTCCACATAGGCCTTACCTCGGATGAGATGCTAAGTAAAAGCCATAGCGTCGATAATTATGAAAAAAGGAGGAACTGGCTGCTGCAATACATAAAAGAAATGGGAATCCCAGACGACAGATATGAAATTACAAAGCTGAATAACCCCTACGGCCCTGCTCTCGAAGAGGATTTTGATTATATAATTGTATCTCCAGAGACTTATCCGGTCGCCCTTAAAATGAACCGCATCAGGGAAGAGAAAGGAAAGAAGCCCCTCAAAATCGAATACGTTGAGTATGTAATGGCTGAAGATGGAATCCCGATTTCCTCAACAAGGATTGCAAAAGGGGAGATTGACAGGCACGGCAGATTGAAAAAGAACATTAAGCATTGTAACAAGAATTGA